AGCTGACATTTGTTCTTGGCAAATTTGTGGTTTATTCACTGTTGAAAAGAATTTGCTTGTGTcggctttttatttatttctgatGGATGAAGATGCAGTTGGCTGCTTGGCAAGTCAGCATGAAGCTTTGGCTCTCAGTTGTATCTTTCTTCTCCCATGAGAGTTAAGTTAGCGTAGAGTCCTAGAGTGAAGGGGATATAGGATACATTCTGTCGTTGCCCCTGTTCATATCTGTGATTCCCCTCACTAATGCTTTGAGAAAGaatcattcaaaatccattttcCATCCTGTCTAagaatatttgacatttttaagTCACAACAACTTTTACTAAGATTTATTACTTTGATCATGGATCCTGTGGTTTAATTTGTTGGGGCATCTGCTGTTGATTAATTCATACAATGAATATGGTATTGCATAATGTTTCTCTGATAATTGCATTTTAACATGCTTCATCATGTCTGATTTGGTATTATCCTCCACATTTCTTCAGCAGAGGTTTAACACAAGCACGTCGGATTTGGATGATTTCTTTGGAGGTCCTGCATTTCTCGCCTGGTCTCGCATGGGAAATTTGCATGGGTGAGCTACATTTTCTCATTTGGTGATCTCACTGCTGGTTCTCTCATCCAAACTTTTTTAGGTTAATAGGTGAGTTGTCTatgttttggcctttttttagACTATTTCTGATTTCGTAAATGTCAACATGCTCTTCATGACAGGTTTTGCTTTTGACTTTGCAGTTTGTTCTTGTGTGTCTTCTTTTTACATAGTCCTTTGCTACTCAAAATAATCAGGTTGAGATAATTGAAATCGTAAAAAGGTTTTTTCAAATGTACCATCCAGAATGTGTGTGTCATATAGTATCTAGCCACCACAGTACTCTCTTCCTCACTTTGTTGTCATTGATTTCAGTAGTACCTGTCATAATTAATGAGCTTATCTTAGCACAGATGGGGTGGACCACTACCGCAGAGTTGGTTGGACCAACAACTACATCTGCAGAAAAAAATTCTGAGAAGAATGTATGAACTTGGGATGACACCAGGTACCAGGTCAACTGTATATTGACCTGCATTTTGAAGTCGACTTCTTCTATCACTTGGAAGCTTCTCATCAATAGATGTTATTTTAGACTCTATTTCCTCTCATTTGACCTGcaagaatgaaaaataaaaaatccgaCTCTTGTGATGTCAGTTTATTGTCATTGCTCACGATCTCACAATTAGATTGAACTCGTCTAGTATGATGTAGGCACTTAAGTACTTGGGATGTCTGAACATAACATTGGATGTCCTCGACTTCACCACTGAGAAATCGTGATGTAAGGGGGAATCATGCAGGACCAGCTTTATTAAGAAAGTTGCTCCTACAAACACACAAGTATAGCCTAGTTTGGAGTCATTAGGAACATCCCACTTGGTCTAGGTAAACAATAATTCAACTCTTTATCTCTCTTGCAGTCCTTCCAGCCTTTTCTGGGAATGTTCCAGCAGCACTAAAAGATATATTCCCTTCAGCAAAGATCACTCGCCTAGGGAATTGGTGAGCACCTCCCTTGGCAACTTGATTCAGAACTTTCTCCTGATGTCCCTGTTAATTTCTTGTCTGTAAAAAGATGTAATAACGTGTGCAGCATGTATGTTGATTAATTTCCTATGACTGTCTCAAGAGGAATGTGCGTGGTTATCCAGTGTCCATGAAATCATGACCATGATCCCGTAATCAAAATAGCACATGCTAAGCATCTATCATCTTGTTTATTTGAGTTGCGCATGGTTTTATCATGGGCATTAGAATCTTGTTTTAGTTTTCTTACTGCATCTGTCCAACATATTTTAGGTTTTCCGTTGAGAGTAATCCAAGATGGTGCTGCACTTACCTTCTTGACGCAACTGACCCCCTCTTCGTTGAAATTGGACGGGCATTCATTGAACAACAACTGAGAGGTTTGCACAATCCTCCGCAATactttaattttctttgctTGTTGTATATGAAAGGTGTCTTCTTTCTCCATagtcatcttcttttttctgcttCGTTCTCAGAATATGGAAGAACTGGTCACATTTACAACTGGTAAGAACTCTCATCATTTCACTAATGATTGCTCTGCCCAATCGAAGTTATTGTGGATGAACATATAATGCTGATGTTACTTGTGGCATTGTTCCTCATACTTAAAGTTGTGAAGCTGCTAATGGAGTTGTTGCACACCTTGGCATTCATGATCCATGTGCAAAATGGCGATTTACATGCCCATAACAACTGCTGTTCTTTTAGGTTTGGGTCTGGTTCTAGCCTAAATAGGCAGGCTATGCTTGGACTTTCTGGTTGGAGTTTTTATTTGGCTAATAGCATTATCGGTTGCTGTAGAAAAACCATAATGGCCTTTTCCTcaattctctctttttaattAAGTCTTGAGTctggctgaaaaaaaaaaagacttggtTGGGGTTTTTATTTGTCGAATAGCAGTATCGGCTGCTGTAGAAGAACCATAATGGCCTTTTCTACAAAACTCTCTTTTTAATTAAGtctggagagagaggggaggtaTGGTATGGCTGAAAAAAAGACCTGGTTGGGGTTTATTTTGTGAAACTGCTGCCTTGGAGAACTAGTATCTTTGATGTGGGTCCACATATTTGGATGTTTGCTTTGACCAATTAGGATCAATCATCATCACATATGCAAACAAAAGTCATATAAGGAAACCTTCCCCTGAAGAGAGTTGCAGGTGGATTGTATGAATGGGTCCAGGGGCACAGATCTGGGCCTCTGAAGTTGAATGTATTTGTACAGAGTTCTTCTACAAATATGTTCAAGTAGTTTTAACTTCCACTGAATACTAAAATTTCCTTTCCTCTGGCCTTGCCCCAATTTTTGGCTGTGTCATCGTATTCTTCATTTACAATGCTACAAATAAAAGAGTAATCTGTGGAATCTGCAAGTCATAGTACACCCTGAATGTCCAGCTTTATGGTGAAACGGAACATAACAGCTGCCAGAACATGTTGGAACCTACAGTTTATGACATTAGTTATTTTGGAACAATAGATTGACCCAGTCGAAGTATATCTGTAATTGGTGATCTAAAATACATTGAGTACTTGTGCCTTTTTCTGTCTACCTTCTGTTATGTATAGGCCTCTTCCATGTAGGGCATTACGTGATGAATTTTTGGGTTATTGCAGTGACACCTTTGATGAGAACACTCCACCTGTAGATGAACCAGCATATATATCTTCCTTAGGTGCTGCAATCTTTGAAGGAATGCGGAGTGGTGATGCTGATGCAGTCTGGCTGATGCAGGTGTGAAGTACCATCCGCTAACAAACTTTCTTCGGCAACTACGAGATTTCTATGTGCCAAATATATGGTTTGAATGTCTTGATGGTGGTTTTTCACATTACTCCAATCTAAGGTactcttctttgtcttttcttcaGGGATGGCTGTTTTCCTATGATCCATTCTGGAGACCTCCCCAAATGAAGGTGAGTACGCCCCATCACATTGCTGTGAAATTGCCTGCAGTGCTCTCTCCAAGTAAACATCAAAACTTGTGTGGCCATATTGAATGGCCACTAtgttgctttcttctttttgaatatTTAAACAACTTTTGCATATTTTGTGGTGCTGCTCTTCACAGACAGATGGCAGAGATATTGGTGGATGTGCCTGATTTTTGTCAATTTGCTCTACTTATTGTGTTTAAGCTTATATTTGCTGGTAGATAATTCTGCAGTATGTGGTTGCTTCAGGCACTTCTACACTCTGTGCCACTGGGGAAGCTGGTAGTCCTTGATCTCTTCGCTGAAGTGAAACCCATATGGATTACTTCGGAGCAGTTTTATGGGGTGCCTTACATCTGGAAAGTTGCCTCCCTGTTCCTTTTGTTTGTAATGATACCTAGAATATTTCCATGTGACTGAAAATCTAACTCAGGTTCTCCCAAAAAAGTTATGTCCGGAATGGGAAGCAACAAACAGTAGCTTGGTTTTGTCATTGTGTTTTTACGGACCAGATTGGGTTTTTGACAATTTTACATCTTCATTGATTGAGCTTGAACGTGAGCCTTTGCCTATTTCTATGTTCATTTGGGTTAATATCCTATTCTGTTTTTTGCTTTTATGTATTTCAGGTGCATGCTTCACAACTTTGCTGGAAATATTGAGATGTACGGGGTACTAGATGCTGTTGCATCTGGACCAATTGAAGCTCGTATGAGTGAAAACTCAACAATGGTAGATTCATTTTCTTGATGTGGATGGCATTAATTGTTAGTTGCTTGTTTGAGTAAAATATGGAGTTCTGGTCACTTTCACATCATTGCTGGTGGCCACTTATCTGGATGTCAATGTTGGGCAATAAAGGGAAACTATCTGTATTTTTGTTCCATTCGGCTGCTCATCTTCATCACAGACAAGCAAGATATATGAAGAATGAATAACATTGAGGAAGATCACGCATTTTGGATATGTATTGTGTAGGGAAAGTGCTCAGGCTATCTTTTGTACAATGGGTTTTTGCACTGTTTTACGGTGTTCACTTGTTGGCTAACCAACTGAAATCTCTTGTTTCCTAAAACATACAAGATGTTTGAAGAAAGAATAATGTTGAGGATGATCACACAttttcaatatgtaatgtgtaTGGAGAGGGCTCAGGTTATCTTTTGTACAATAGGTTTTTGCACTGTTTTTCGGTGTTGACTTGTTGGCTGACCAACTGAAATCTCTAGTTTCCaacacttttttccttttcattttcatagGAAGATCACACTGAACATGAGATTATGAATGTAATATGAACTAATTGACAAGTGATTATCATCAATTGGAGTGAGATTGCTTTGTTGATAGTTGATCTGTGGCTGAAATCGGTGCTTAAAATTGCCCATAGAAAAGGTTGTGACCAGATTTATTGTAGCTTCATGTGGAAATGATGCTTTGTTAGGATTAATCTccactctttgttttttttttttttggtaaggaatctCCACtctttgttttgctctgaattatcttttttttttcttttttaatcttaaaACCAATTTGAAGAATTTACTGCTATTTTTCTTGTTGATTGCTGAAGGTTGGTGTTGGAATGTCTATGGAGGGCATAGAGCAAAATCCTGTTGTTTATGATCTCATGTCTGAGATGGCATTTCAGCAAAGGAAAGTCGATGTTAAGGTAATTGAAACTATATCTGCCTGACTTCGATGTGAAATGCAAACACATAAGAATAGCAAGTACCCACAAGCCTCGTCTTGTCGCCTATGCTCATCCCAATTGTTCTCTGTGGGATGTGACTTTGCAGTATCCCGGTATTCGCATGGGTTTTGTACTGCTCAATCTCTTACTTGTTAGATCAGAGTTTTAGCGAAATGCTACATTTTTTCTGTCACTGACATACATTGTAAAGCAGAACAAATTGTTAGGACATAGTCTATGCTTCTTCCAAAAGGGCTACCTACAGAATTAGTTGGGTGTGGAGCATTTTGAACTGGAAAAGTCACCTAATTTGGTTACTATTACTTAACATTCTATTGTTTAAACCTTTCCTTTCCCTGTCTGCATTGTTTGATTGTGTGGGCACAACTTGAATAAATATGAACTTTTTGTGTTGGTTTAAAATTGTGTTTCCTCTCTACCTCAGACATGGATCGATCTATATTCAGCTAGGCGTTATGGGAAATCAGTTTCTTCGATAAAAGAAGCATGGAACATCCTTTATCACACGATCTATAACTGCACCGATGGATTATATGTAAGTCTTTTCTGTGTTCACATTTGTTGTATGTGTTTAGGTTGCTCTGATGCATGTTGTAGTTTTACTTGTCCGATGGATAAATGACTGTACAAAAATATCTATGCTGACATATTTCTGCATTATCCAAAACGATATTGTATTATGTTTTTGTCAGTGGCCTTTTTGTTTCATTGATGCAGGACAAGAACAGGGATGTCATTGTGGCTTTCCCTGATGCTGATCCTTCTTCAATTTCATTCTCACAACTGAGGTATCGTCGCCATGGAAAGCCACTTTTGAGAAGAGCAGTGCTGAATGAAAAAACTGGTTTGACTGATCAGCCTCATTTGTGGTACTCGACATCCGAAGTGGTACGCGCGCTAGAACTTTTCCTTGCAGGTGGCGATCAACTGCAATCTAGTGATACTTACAGGTTCCATGCTTCAATTTatgtcaaatcaaatattttttgaagttttttctgCTAACTATGTTGATGGACAGTCAAAAGTCTTCAGTTTTGTTCATGCATCTTCtctctcatcatttttttttgtctcaataCTCTGCAATTTTTTTGCTTCCAATTTCATCATAGGTATGATCTCGTTGATCTAACAAGACAAGCTCTGGCAAAGAATGCAAACGAACTATTTTTGAAAGTCATAGAAGATTACCAGCAACAAGATGTTTATGGAGTTGCTTTACATAGCCAGAAATTCCTGAATCTTGTTGAGGACATGGACACACTCTTGGCTTGTCATGAAGGATTTCTTCTGGGACCTTGGTTAGAAAGTGCCAAGCAACTCGCCCAAGGTGAAGAACAGCAAAGACAGGTATGGAGGCTTTCAGTCACTGATCAATcagttttagaattttttggaaacttAATGTCTGCAAGGTGATACTTCGACAGTTTGAATGGAATACGAGGACACAGATAACAATGTGGTTTGATAACTCAGCAGAGGAAGCAAGTCTACTGCGTGATTATGGTGAGGAAATTGAACCTTTTGCATAGTTTCTTCTAAAGCTCTCGTGGAATATACAATCCTTGGAAGTAGCTGGTTTTCATTGAAAGTTATTATATTCGCAATAGAGCAGACATTGCTGCATCACATCTCTTACATGCTTTTAAGAACTTAATGCTTTCGATCTCCATAATTTTCTTACCACATCTCATACTTTTATCCTGGATTGCTATGAAATTCATCtgcagagagagaaagctagagcataatttttgggtgactgatcttcctttccttttgttcaGGAAACAAATATTGGAGCGGACTTCTAAGAGATTACTATGGTCCACGAGCAgctctttatttcaaatttctaaaagagaGTTTGGAGGAGGGCCACGATTTCCGGTTGAAAGAATGGAGGAAGGAATGGGTAAAGCTTACAAATGATTGGCAAAACAGCAGAAACCTGTACCCATCGGAGAGCATGGGTCACGCTTTTCACATATCACAATGGCTATATGACAAATACTTGAGAGATCCTGACACTTATGATCAGTAGCAAAGACTACAAAGCAGAATCCTAAATAAGGCCTTGGGGGATCGACCGCGAATCGCTCACTACAATATCATTCATAGGCTGCGTGTTATTTAGCTTGCAATCAGGCCCTACTTCTCTGCGGCAGTCTCTTTGTTAACTGAATGCAAAGTTCATCTtgtgtctttcttcttttttgtcgtGAATGATAAGGTGTAATGGAGCTCTTCCAACTATGTTTCTTGGGAACAAAAACCATAGCGAAATTCTTGCCTGGTCGGGCCTTACATGATAATCTTGTTTTTTCTTATGCAAGCACGACTATACTAGCAAACTGTTACAGCGATTCCATCAGATGAAGTTAAAGTATCGCTTGCGATGTCATCTTTTCAGGCCCACTTGATTTCAAGCTACTAAACGAAGGATGGAGTGGAATGAAGTTGAATCTTTCCCATATGAAAGTTTGTGTTTCGAATGTCCATGTAGGTTTTGGAAATAAAGATAAGCTTCCTGCAAGAGCTAAAAAAATTCTTTGGATAAGGTTATGATTATTTTGGCTATCGGTTCTGGGatgaacaaaatagaaaaataataagaactGTTGATGTTACATTCAATGAAAACATGTGATACAAGGACAGATTTGTGTAGAATTTAGTGTGAGAAACAAATGGTGGAGATTATAGAGGACGCATGGCTCCAAGCCAGAACTGAAGACCGCAACGGCTCAGCCCCTTTTTACTTAACGGCAGTCATCCTCTGGTGTATCTGGAAATCAAGGAATGGTGTAGTGTTCCGGGGAGAGAAGCCCTGCGCGGATAATTTAATTGAGGAAGCGGAGACGAATCGTAAGCTATAGCAAATGGAATCCCAAAGATCGTAGCTTTTACAGGAATGCCCCGATTACCTCTCTACTGGGTGGCTCCGTAAATCAAGATCTGAAATTGAATGTCGATGCGTCAATGGGAGGTGCAGATCCGAGAGGTGCGATGGGTCTCTTGTGCACTCGCGAGTGGTTCTTGACGGCTTTAAGGGGACGATCCACTCTTGTTCAGCTCTAAGCAAGCTCTTGCCTTGCTTGCGGGGTTGAAGATGCTTGCTGGGAGAGAGATAAAAGACCGAGCTTCGTGCGGCTGTAGAATCCGACTCGCTAAATCTAGTTCGTGCGGTCAACGAGAAGGACAAAGTCTACTGGGAAGTTGCAGCAATTATAAGCCAAGCCCAACAGATACTAGCCCACTACCCAAATATTTCGTGGGCCACTGCAAGAGAGAGGCTAATAGCCGACTGATCGCCAAGATGAGCCGCTCAAATCTTCTTCCGACAAACTGGGTTACTTTCCCACCTCAAatcctttgggacttaattTGTGCTGATGCCCCTCTTTTGGGCCTTATTGTACGAAACTCAAATTATCAGTAAtgcaatatcatctttccgaccaaaaaaaaaaaaaaattggaggggATTTTAGGAGTGTTTTGCGTAGAAATCTAGAAATAGTTGATGTAGACCCtgacaaaaaaatcagaacaaaGATCACATACATGTGAGCCCATTTTAAGAAGATCTAGTAGAAAATCTAAATATGCATGGAGGTATTCTCCGTCATTGCATTATTCGCTCTTAATTGAGGTTAGCGaaccagaaatttttttattctttagaAACAGTGCAGGTTAAAGATTTTGTTAAGTGAAAGTTAGAATTGTAGGAAGAGTTGAATTCACTTGAGAAGATCAGAACTTGAGTGTTAACTCGATTACCAGATGGGAAGAAGGCATTGCAGAACAAGTGAGTATATCCTGTCAAAGAAGAACTTGATGGCAATAAAAGTTACAAAGCAAGATTAGTAATAAAAGttttcagaaaaagaaatgaattgatttTACGGAGATTTTCTCTCCAGTTGTGAATTTGACTTCTATCTAAATATTGTTGAGTATTGTTGCTACTAAGAATTTACATCTAGAGCAATTAGATGTAAAGATTGCATTACTATAACGTAAAAGAGGGTATCTACATAGTACAACCATAAGGTTTTTAGGTTCctccaaaagaaaattatgctTGCGAGCTGAAGATTAGCCTATTGCACTTGAAATAGGATCTTAAACAGTGGTACAATCAATTTGAGACGCTTTTCTGCGGTAACAAGTTCACTAGAAGTAAATTGAATCACTGTTGTTACTTCAAGAAATTTGATGATTGCTATGTTATTTTGCtgttgtatgtggatgatatgctcATTGCATAATCTAGCATGAGGAAGATCAACATACCGAAGCAGCAATTGTcaaaagagtttgagatgaaggactTGGGAGCACAGAATCAGATTCTTGGGATGAGGACCATGCGAGATTGATTCAAATGAATTCtaaaattatctcaaaaaaaTATACTGAGTAGGTGTTGGACAAATTCGAAGTTCAGAATAAATCCTTTAGGATGCCGCTTCAAATTCTCAAAGAACCCAAAGATAGACTAAGAGCGGAAGTATACGGCTCAAGTGCCTTATTAGCAGCATGATGTATGATATGTTGTGTACTAGACTAGACATAACTCAGTAGTGGGAGTTGTGAGCATATACATGGCTATTTTCCGAATAAAGCATTGTGAAACTGTAAATTGACTATTAAGATACCCGAGAGGCACTTCGGATATGCCATAATGTTCTATTAAAATTGATGTAGCTTTGCAAGGCTTCATGAATGTACATCTTGGGGAAAGATTACCAACAAAGTCCTAAGAtgattgcaattgtgccaattcagtcataaattttcttttttttgtcaatttagtttatccGACCAACTTTAGGCCACATTGACATGAAAGTCGATCGGCTTTAACGTggcaacttttaataatattttaatattgtttaatattttttggaactattttttttttttttttctccttcttcctccagaagaagaagaagaagaagaagagagggttGGCAAGGGTTGAGACCTCGCTTTCATCGGGCGAGGTAGGCTTGGCCTCACCAGCCCTTCCTCTATTCAGTCGTTGGATCGACGATTTCGgttagaggaggaagaagaagaaaaaaaaaaaaagtagattaaaaattgccacgtcaatgCCGGCAGCGCCGCATCAACGCCGGTCTACGTCCACATCGGTGCTAGCCGGCAAAAgctggatgaactaaattggaataaatgtaaaaggtttaggcttgaattggcacaaacacaaaaggtttaatactaaattgggcaaaaaaaaaaaattaggactagattgcacaattacaatatgtttaggatgtttttttgataattttccctagatCTTGGTGGTAACTTAGATAATAAGAAGAGCACCTTGGGTTATGTTTTTACCTTAAGTGGTACTGCAATCAATTGGATGTGTACACTTCAGAAGTATGTCTTTTGCAACCACTGAAGTAGAATATGTTGCTATATCTAAAGCTAGCAATGAGATGATTTGG
The genomic region above belongs to Rhodamnia argentea isolate NSW1041297 chromosome 6, ASM2092103v1, whole genome shotgun sequence and contains:
- the LOC115741540 gene encoding alpha-N-acetylglucosaminidase-like isoform X1: MAPARPPFPAIPLALLLVLGIVASARSSTAGVGYVSRLLEIQDRERAPAAVQLAAARGVLRRLLPSHDSSFEFLIISKDECGGEICFMITNHPSFSRRGTPEIVISGVTGVEVLAGLHWYLKYWCGSHISWDKTGGLQLHSIPKFGSLPRVQDAGIVVQRPNPWSYYQNAVTSSYSFAWWDWRRWEKEIDWMALQGVNLPLAFTGQEAIWQKVFQQRFNTSTSDLDDFFGGPAFLAWSRMGNLHGWGGPLPQSWLDQQLHLQKKILRRMYELGMTPVLPAFSGNVPAALKDIFPSAKITRLGNWFSVESNPRWCCTYLLDATDPLFVEIGRAFIEQQLREYGRTGHIYNCDTFDENTPPVDEPAYISSLGAAIFEGMRSGDADAVWLMQGWLFSYDPFWRPPQMKALLHSVPLGKLVVLDLFAEVKPIWITSEQFYGVPYIWCMLHNFAGNIEMYGVLDAVASGPIEARMSENSTMVGVGMSMEGIEQNPVVYDLMSEMAFQQRKVDVKTWIDLYSARRYGKSVSSIKEAWNILYHTIYNCTDGLYDKNRDVIVAFPDADPSSISFSQLRYRRHGKPLLRRAVLNEKTGLTDQPHLWYSTSEVVRALELFLAGGDQLQSSDTYRYDLVDLTRQALAKNANELFLKVIEDYQQQDVYGVALHSQKFLNLVEDMDTLLACHEGFLLGPWLESAKQLAQGEEQQRQFEWNTRTQITMWFDNSAEEASLLRDYGNKYWSGLLRDYYGPRAALYFKFLKESLEEGHDFRLKEWRKEWVKLTNDWQNSRNLYPSESMGHAFHISQWLYDKYLRDPDTYDQ
- the LOC115741540 gene encoding alpha-N-acetylglucosaminidase-like isoform X2: MAPARPPFPAIPLALLLVLGIVASARSSTAGVGYVSRLLEIQDRERAPAAVQLAAARGVLRRLLPSHDSSFEFLIISKDECGGEICFMITNHPSFSRRGTPEIVISGVTGVEVLAGLHWYLKYWCGSHISWDKTGGLQLHSIPKFGSLPRVQDAGIVVQRPNPWSYYQNAVTSSYSFAWWDWRRWEKEIDWMALQGVNLPLAFTGQEAIWQKVFQRFNTSTSDLDDFFGGPAFLAWSRMGNLHGWGGPLPQSWLDQQLHLQKKILRRMYELGMTPVLPAFSGNVPAALKDIFPSAKITRLGNWFSVESNPRWCCTYLLDATDPLFVEIGRAFIEQQLREYGRTGHIYNCDTFDENTPPVDEPAYISSLGAAIFEGMRSGDADAVWLMQGWLFSYDPFWRPPQMKALLHSVPLGKLVVLDLFAEVKPIWITSEQFYGVPYIWCMLHNFAGNIEMYGVLDAVASGPIEARMSENSTMVGVGMSMEGIEQNPVVYDLMSEMAFQQRKVDVKTWIDLYSARRYGKSVSSIKEAWNILYHTIYNCTDGLYDKNRDVIVAFPDADPSSISFSQLRYRRHGKPLLRRAVLNEKTGLTDQPHLWYSTSEVVRALELFLAGGDQLQSSDTYRYDLVDLTRQALAKNANELFLKVIEDYQQQDVYGVALHSQKFLNLVEDMDTLLACHEGFLLGPWLESAKQLAQGEEQQRQFEWNTRTQITMWFDNSAEEASLLRDYGNKYWSGLLRDYYGPRAALYFKFLKESLEEGHDFRLKEWRKEWVKLTNDWQNSRNLYPSESMGHAFHISQWLYDKYLRDPDTYDQ